From Solanum lycopersicum chromosome 8, SLM_r2.1, the proteins below share one genomic window:
- the LOC101258579 gene encoding uncharacterized protein: MELSGTAGAADDQLARTSEIESQLSTVVYELSQQVQGAMENMLKMINEVDQSSTEVTEDMEKCKESALERSKTLEEQKEHFQRAAYAILNMLNNHGG; this comes from the exons ATGGAACTTTCCGGAACCGCCGGTGCCGCCGACGATCAACTTGCTCGGACTTCCGAAATCGAATCTCAGCTTTCCACCGTCGTTTACG AGCTCTCACAACAAGTGCAAGGGGCAATGGAGAACATGCTGAAGATGATAAA TGAAGTTGATCAGAGCTCTACTGAAGTAACAGAAGACATGGAGAAGTGCAAGGAATCTGCTCTCGAGAGGAGTAAAACTTTAGAGGAACAGAAGGAACATTTTCAAAGAGCTGCTTATGCTATTTTGAACATGCTGAATAACCATGGAGGAtag